In one window of Paludisphaera rhizosphaerae DNA:
- a CDS encoding LON peptidase substrate-binding domain-containing protein has protein sequence MDDLDLKGFSGRARLFPLPGFVMFPHTVAPLHIFEPRYRAMTEHALAGDRLIAMVRLLGDGGPRPPIEQVGCLGRIIHDERLADGRFNILLLGRKRVRLLRETDDDQPYRIAEVELIEDVPAPGDEMIPRTELVELLRQATGVDAELMELLLRADTLGAMADVIAHALSAPADWKQRMLAEASVEARVAAIRRRLLDIPSNRPFPPPFSAN, from the coding sequence ATGGACGACCTGGACCTGAAAGGCTTCTCCGGGCGGGCGAGGCTCTTCCCGCTGCCGGGGTTCGTGATGTTCCCGCATACGGTGGCGCCGCTGCACATCTTCGAGCCGCGCTATCGGGCGATGACCGAACACGCGCTGGCGGGAGACCGGCTGATCGCCATGGTCCGCCTCCTGGGAGACGGCGGCCCCCGGCCTCCGATCGAACAGGTCGGCTGCCTCGGCCGGATTATCCACGATGAGCGCCTCGCCGACGGCCGGTTCAACATCCTGCTGCTGGGCCGTAAACGGGTCCGCTTGCTCCGGGAGACCGACGACGACCAGCCGTACCGCATCGCCGAGGTCGAACTGATCGAGGACGTCCCAGCCCCTGGCGACGAGATGATCCCGCGCACCGAACTCGTCGAACTGCTTCGGCAGGCGACGGGCGTCGACGCAGAGTTGATGGAGCTGCTGCTGCGGGCCGACACCCTGGGCGCAATGGCCGACGTGATCGCCCACGCCCTCTCCGCTCCCGCCGACTGGAAGCAGCGGATGCTTGCCGAGGCGTCCGTCGAGGCCCGCGTCGCCGCCATCCGCCGCCGCCTCCTGGACATCCCCTCCAACCGCCCGTTCCCGCCGCCGTTCAGCGCGAATTGA
- the nth gene encoding endonuclease III — protein MARKKDAAAVDPTTQARRVVKSLKLAYPEATCALVHDGPFQLLVATILSAQCTDARVNMVTPELFRRFPDARSLAAAERGEVEEVIRSTGFFRAKAKNLQGMAAALDEKYGGEVPRNLDALTALPGVGRKTANVVLGTAFGLATGVVVDTHVKRLAYRLGLTTRRDPVQVERDLMAEVPRKEWVDLSHRLIQLGRRSCLARKPRCSTCPMIEICPRLGVTSSA, from the coding sequence ATGGCTCGCAAGAAGGATGCTGCGGCGGTCGACCCCACGACCCAGGCCCGTCGCGTCGTCAAGTCTCTGAAGCTCGCCTACCCCGAGGCCACCTGCGCTCTGGTCCACGACGGGCCGTTCCAACTGCTGGTCGCCACGATTCTCTCCGCCCAGTGCACCGACGCCCGGGTGAACATGGTTACCCCTGAGCTCTTCCGCCGCTTCCCCGACGCCCGCTCGCTGGCGGCCGCCGAGCGAGGCGAGGTTGAGGAGGTCATTCGTTCCACCGGATTCTTCCGGGCCAAGGCGAAGAACCTGCAAGGGATGGCTGCAGCGCTCGACGAGAAATACGGCGGCGAGGTCCCCCGCAACCTGGACGCACTCACCGCCCTTCCCGGCGTCGGCCGCAAGACGGCCAACGTGGTGCTGGGAACGGCCTTCGGCCTGGCGACCGGCGTGGTCGTCGACACCCACGTCAAACGCCTCGCCTACCGACTCGGCCTGACGACCCGCCGCGACCCCGTGCAGGTCGAACGCGACCTGATGGCCGAGGTCCCCCGCAAGGAATGGGTCGACCTCAGCCACCGCCTGATCCAACTCGGCCGCCGCTCCTGCCTGGCCCGCAAGCCCCGATGCTCCACCTGCCCCATGATCGAGATCTGCCCGAGGCTGGGCGTGACCTCCAGCGCCTAG
- the folE gene encoding GTP cyclohydrolase I FolE translates to MPEPSPAPSHPIDMDRIQRAVREILLAVGEDPDREGLLETPDRVARMYAEVFQGLHQDPRVHLTKLFTQRCDEMVLVRDIRLVSFCEHHLLPVIGQAHVAYIPNGKVVGLSKIPRVIDVLSKRPQLQERLTQEVADLLMKELGARGVAVVIEASHSCMTIRGVEKPDSSFVTSAVRGGFKDNPATRSEVMSLIFGSRR, encoded by the coding sequence ATGCCCGAGCCCTCTCCCGCTCCGTCCCACCCGATCGACATGGACCGCATTCAGCGGGCCGTCCGCGAGATTCTGCTGGCTGTGGGTGAAGATCCCGACCGCGAAGGGTTGCTGGAAACGCCCGACCGCGTGGCCCGGATGTACGCCGAGGTCTTCCAGGGCCTGCATCAAGATCCTCGCGTCCACCTTACGAAGCTGTTCACCCAGCGCTGCGATGAGATGGTGCTGGTCCGGGACATCCGCCTGGTCAGCTTCTGCGAGCACCATCTGCTGCCGGTGATCGGCCAGGCGCACGTGGCGTACATCCCCAACGGCAAGGTCGTCGGGCTCTCGAAGATCCCCCGCGTGATCGACGTCCTCTCCAAGCGGCCTCAGCTTCAGGAGCGTTTGACCCAGGAAGTCGCCGACCTCCTTATGAAAGAGTTGGGGGCCCGGGGCGTCGCCGTTGTGATCGAAGCCAGCCATAGCTGCATGACCATTCGAGGCGTGGAAAAGCCGGACAGTTCGTTCGTCACCAGCGCCGTACGGGGAGGATTCAAGGACAACCCGGCCACGCGCTCGGAGGTCATGTCGTTGATCTTCGGCTCGCGGCGTTGA